Proteins encoded by one window of Longimicrobiales bacterium:
- a CDS encoding tetratricopeptide repeat protein: MRRKATPFLSIVAVAALCAATEGVAQNNEASDAYAEARQALRAGEYAEAIDGLKDVLQTIPGEARVRIDLMEGLVATGRYEDAVAIGEAAPDPTPVANATGEALLRLGRLDEAAQAFRDAASSGGLWALTAEVNLAELYFDRGDLDEAMQRFDHFIDLYNNADGHMRSRDLVAVGRAVRYLGRNEPALFQDALRAFDEASQADPTWAAPSVRAGELFLQKYDSPGAKQEFGKVLETNPRHPEALLGLARSLIFDGAGGSQEVLDRLFEVDENHVVAKALVAMRLLTNESYDEARETTDTALEVNPNSLEALTSLAGSHLATGDLAAFTDVRRRVLTLNPAYAQFDIELAELSVQTRRYAQAVERAQAAVALDSAAWEGWGILGMNQLRIGEIEEGRANLERAFTGDPFNPWFKNNLDLLDTFDRYQPHATEHFELFLHSDEDDLLANYLGPIAEEAFDSLSRRYGVEPTLPVRAELFPNHADFSVRTLGEAGLGALGVSFGRVLVMDSPSARGVGDYNWASVFWHELSHTFHLAVSDNRVPRWFSEGLAVHEQTKAREGWGFPTSIPFIQALRDGDLKQFSELNDGFMRPDFPQQVQFSYLQASLVFEMVEREHGFGVIRGMLDGYREGRTTEDLLETLLDTSMDDFDEHFADYLKERYNAPLAGLVAVSDQPGPSAMLSEVETFTRMHPGDLIGRLRLGVMYFRDQEHEAAEAEFRAALRIFPDYGGPDSPYWFLATIHKDRGDLELAEAALARLNALSEANYPALLEQAEILEELGRIEESAAVLDKAVLVWPYDPDLHVKLAELHTANGNAAAAALERGAVVALDPADRAEALYLLARAQHGAGNSRGARRSVMGALEIAPNYEAALEFLLELRGTGP; the protein is encoded by the coding sequence ATGAGACGGAAGGCCACGCCATTTCTCTCAATCGTCGCAGTCGCGGCTCTCTGCGCGGCCACCGAGGGCGTAGCCCAGAACAACGAAGCTTCAGACGCATACGCGGAGGCTCGACAGGCGCTGCGTGCAGGTGAGTACGCCGAGGCCATTGATGGTCTGAAAGACGTGCTGCAGACGATCCCCGGAGAAGCAAGGGTCCGTATCGACCTCATGGAGGGCCTGGTCGCGACCGGTCGGTACGAAGACGCGGTGGCTATCGGAGAGGCGGCGCCGGATCCGACACCCGTCGCCAACGCGACCGGAGAGGCACTGCTCCGTCTGGGCCGACTCGACGAGGCAGCTCAGGCGTTTCGTGACGCGGCCTCGAGTGGTGGACTGTGGGCGCTCACAGCAGAAGTGAACCTGGCCGAACTCTACTTCGACCGCGGGGACCTCGACGAGGCCATGCAGCGGTTCGACCATTTCATCGACCTGTACAACAACGCTGACGGGCACATGCGCTCCCGCGACCTCGTCGCAGTCGGTCGTGCGGTGCGATACCTCGGAAGAAATGAGCCGGCCCTTTTCCAGGACGCGTTGCGGGCCTTCGACGAGGCTTCCCAGGCGGACCCGACGTGGGCGGCACCCTCCGTTCGCGCCGGCGAACTGTTTCTCCAGAAATACGACAGCCCGGGCGCGAAGCAAGAGTTCGGCAAGGTCCTCGAAACCAACCCTCGGCACCCCGAAGCACTCCTTGGGCTGGCCAGGTCGCTGATTTTCGACGGTGCCGGTGGCTCGCAGGAAGTGCTCGACCGCCTGTTCGAAGTCGACGAGAATCACGTCGTGGCAAAGGCCCTGGTAGCCATGCGCCTCTTAACCAACGAATCGTACGATGAGGCGAGGGAGACCACGGACACGGCACTCGAGGTGAATCCCAATTCTCTCGAGGCCCTCACTTCGTTGGCCGGATCTCATCTGGCGACTGGAGATCTGGCCGCGTTCACGGACGTGCGCCGGCGGGTGCTGACCCTGAACCCCGCCTATGCACAGTTCGACATCGAATTGGCAGAGCTGTCGGTTCAGACACGCCGCTACGCACAAGCCGTCGAACGGGCTCAAGCCGCGGTCGCACTCGACTCCGCAGCCTGGGAGGGGTGGGGCATTCTGGGGATGAACCAACTTCGGATTGGTGAGATCGAAGAAGGACGCGCGAACCTCGAGCGAGCGTTCACCGGAGACCCGTTCAATCCCTGGTTCAAGAACAACCTCGACCTACTCGACACCTTCGACCGATACCAGCCCCACGCGACCGAACACTTCGAACTGTTTCTCCACAGCGACGAAGACGACTTGCTCGCCAACTATCTGGGTCCGATCGCGGAGGAGGCCTTCGACAGCTTGTCCCGGCGATACGGGGTCGAACCAACCCTCCCGGTGCGAGCTGAGCTATTCCCGAACCACGCCGACTTCTCGGTTCGCACCCTGGGCGAGGCCGGTCTCGGGGCGCTGGGCGTCAGCTTCGGACGAGTACTCGTGATGGATTCCCCATCGGCACGTGGAGTCGGGGACTACAACTGGGCATCGGTCTTCTGGCACGAATTGTCACACACGTTCCACCTCGCCGTGTCCGACAATCGTGTGCCACGCTGGTTCTCCGAAGGGCTCGCTGTCCACGAACAGACGAAGGCACGAGAGGGATGGGGATTTCCGACCAGCATCCCGTTTATTCAGGCTCTCCGAGATGGGGACCTGAAGCAGTTCAGCGAGCTGAACGACGGCTTCATGCGGCCCGACTTTCCACAGCAGGTCCAGTTCTCTTACCTGCAGGCGTCCCTCGTCTTCGAGATGGTCGAGCGGGAGCATGGCTTTGGTGTGATCCGCGGCATGCTCGACGGTTATCGGGAGGGGCGTACCACCGAAGATCTTCTCGAGACTCTTCTCGATACGTCCATGGACGACTTCGACGAGCACTTCGCCGACTATCTGAAAGAGCGCTACAACGCCCCCCTCGCCGGCCTCGTTGCGGTCTCGGACCAGCCCGGTCCATCTGCGATGCTCTCGGAAGTCGAGACATTCACCCGCATGCACCCCGGCGACCTGATCGGGAGGCTACGGCTTGGTGTCATGTACTTCCGCGACCAGGAGCATGAGGCCGCGGAGGCAGAGTTTCGGGCAGCATTGCGCATCTTCCCCGACTACGGGGGACCCGATAGCCCCTACTGGTTTCTCGCTACGATCCACAAAGACCGTGGTGACTTGGAGCTGGCCGAAGCCGCGCTCGCCCGCCTGAACGCGCTCTCCGAGGCCAACTACCCTGCCCTCCTCGAGCAGGCCGAAATCCTCGAGGAGCTCGGTCGGATCGAGGAGAGTGCCGCAGTTCTGGACAAAGCTGTCCTGGTCTGGCCCTATGATCCAGACCTCCACGTAAAGCTAGCCGAACTCCACACTGCCAATGGAAATGCCGCAGCCGCAGCCCTCGAAAGAGGTGCCGTAGTCGCACTCGACCCGGCCGACCGGGCAGAGGCGCTCTACCTGCTCGCCCGAGCGCAGCACGGTGCGGGGAATTCACGCGGCGCGCGGCGGTCCGTGATGGGTGCACTCGAGATCGCTCCAAACTACGAGGCCGCGCTCGAATTTCTCCTGGAGCTGAGAGGGACCGGGCCATGA